One Streptomyces sp. V4I8 genomic window carries:
- a CDS encoding M4 family metallopeptidase, with amino-acid sequence MTTNGGFEPVFCTVVPPHVLDKLARNDDPALSGPARRTLMRDSELRGRRRVTTEFALAAAPAAKAPSDRPLRTIYDAEHRTALPGTKVSGEGADPGQDATVNRAYAGLGATFDLFLKAYARHSIDGDGLPLDATVHYDENYNNAFWNGEQMVFGDGDGEIFLDFTIPIDVIGHELTHGVTQYTANLTYYGQPGALNESMSDVFGALIKQYTLGQTAAEADWLIGAGLLAPSVTGKALRSMKEPGSAYDDDVLGKDPQPATMDDYVRTGRDNGGVHINSGIPNHAFYLAATALGGHAWEKAGQIWYDVLTGGELSDRALFTDFAGLTVKAARERFGDGGDEFQAVSKAWEQVGVRIL; translated from the coding sequence ATGACGACCAACGGGGGCTTCGAGCCCGTCTTCTGCACCGTCGTACCGCCGCACGTCCTCGACAAGCTGGCACGGAACGACGACCCCGCACTCTCCGGTCCCGCTCGGCGGACCCTGATGCGCGACAGCGAGCTGCGCGGCAGGCGTCGCGTGACGACCGAGTTCGCCCTCGCGGCCGCCCCGGCGGCGAAGGCACCGTCGGACCGGCCGCTGCGCACGATCTACGACGCCGAGCACCGCACCGCCCTGCCCGGCACCAAGGTCAGCGGCGAGGGCGCGGACCCCGGCCAGGACGCCACGGTCAACCGCGCCTACGCGGGTCTCGGCGCCACCTTCGACCTCTTCCTCAAGGCCTACGCCCGCCACTCCATCGACGGCGACGGACTGCCCCTGGACGCCACCGTCCACTACGACGAGAACTACAACAACGCCTTCTGGAACGGCGAGCAGATGGTGTTCGGCGACGGGGACGGGGAGATCTTCCTCGACTTCACCATCCCGATCGACGTCATCGGCCACGAGCTCACCCACGGCGTCACCCAGTACACGGCCAACCTGACCTACTACGGCCAGCCCGGCGCGCTGAACGAGTCGATGTCGGATGTCTTCGGCGCCCTCATCAAGCAGTACACGCTCGGCCAGACCGCCGCCGAGGCCGACTGGCTGATCGGCGCCGGGCTCCTCGCCCCGAGCGTCACCGGCAAGGCCCTGCGCTCCATGAAGGAGCCGGGCAGCGCGTACGACGACGATGTCCTCGGCAAGGACCCGCAGCCCGCGACCATGGACGACTACGTCCGCACCGGCCGCGACAACGGCGGCGTCCACATCAACTCCGGCATCCCCAACCACGCCTTCTACCTGGCCGCCACCGCGCTCGGCGGCCACGCCTGGGAGAAGGCGGGACAGATCTGGTACGACGTCCTGACCGGCGGCGAGCTGTCGGACCGGGCCCTGTTCACCGACTTCGCGGGGCTCACCGTGAAGGCCGCGCGGGAGCGCTTCGGCGACGGCGGTGACGAGTTCCAGGCCGTGTCGAAGGCGTGGGAGCAGGTCGGGGTGCGGATCCTGTGA
- a CDS encoding protealysin inhibitor emfourin produces MRIQVRRTGGFAGIERHAEVDTSGRSDAQEWHALAESAVASGRGTPPVGVPDGFSYQITVDGRTVYCADPRLTDEQRKLISRVLKEGA; encoded by the coding sequence ATGCGTATTCAGGTACGGCGCACGGGTGGCTTCGCGGGCATCGAGCGGCACGCCGAGGTGGACACCTCGGGGCGGTCGGACGCCCAGGAGTGGCACGCCCTGGCCGAGAGCGCGGTCGCGTCCGGCCGGGGCACGCCCCCCGTCGGGGTCCCGGACGGCTTCAGCTACCAGATCACCGTGGACGGCAGGACGGTCTACTGCGCTGATCCCCGGCTCACGGACGAGCAGCGCAAGCTGATCAGCCGGGTACTGAAGGAGGGGGCGTAA
- a CDS encoding GH1 family beta-glucosidase has translation MIRRMATDARGATNPIPQFPAGFLWGVSTSAHQIEGAVDKRERSVWDAFTAEPGRVKDGSTAATACDHYHRYPEDVALLAGLGVDAYRFSISWPRVNSPNGLDFYDRLVDELCAAGVRPVPTLFHWDLPVALDWLDRDTADRFAAYVSVVAERLGDRVQKWITINEPAEHTLLGHALGTHAPGRQLLFDALPAAHHQLLAHGRAVQALRAAGATDIGIANSHGPTWPASQEQADLEAAGFYDVLLNRLFADPLLLGAYPDGIGELLPGDVEADLKTISEPLDFYGVNYYAPTRVGAPQGTEIDFGGVRMPAELPFSVREIEGVPTTDFGWPVVPEALTELLTGFHERYGDRLPPIVITENGCSYEGVDDQERIAYLDGHIRALHRAVEAGVDVRGYFVWSLLDNFEWAEGYARRFGLVHVDFEDPATLTRTPKASYGWLRDVLRAQG, from the coding sequence ATGATCCGGCGCATGGCGACTGATGCGCGCGGCGCGACGAACCCGATACCCCAGTTCCCGGCCGGCTTCCTGTGGGGCGTCTCGACGTCCGCCCACCAGATCGAGGGCGCCGTGGACAAGCGCGAGCGGTCCGTGTGGGACGCCTTCACGGCCGAACCGGGACGGGTGAAGGACGGCTCCACGGCCGCGACGGCCTGCGACCACTACCACCGCTACCCCGAGGACGTGGCGCTCCTGGCCGGCCTGGGCGTGGACGCGTACCGCTTCTCGATCTCGTGGCCCCGCGTGAACAGCCCGAACGGCCTCGACTTCTACGACCGACTGGTGGACGAGCTGTGCGCGGCGGGCGTGCGGCCGGTGCCGACGCTCTTCCACTGGGACCTGCCGGTCGCGCTGGACTGGCTCGACCGGGACACCGCCGACCGCTTCGCCGCGTACGTGTCGGTGGTCGCCGAGCGCCTGGGCGACCGCGTCCAGAAGTGGATCACGATCAACGAACCCGCCGAGCACACCCTGCTGGGCCACGCCCTCGGCACCCACGCGCCGGGCAGGCAGCTCCTCTTCGACGCGCTCCCCGCCGCCCACCACCAGCTGCTGGCCCACGGCAGGGCCGTACAGGCCCTGCGCGCGGCCGGCGCCACGGACATCGGGATCGCCAACTCGCACGGCCCGACCTGGCCGGCCTCCCAGGAACAGGCGGACCTGGAGGCGGCGGGCTTCTACGACGTCCTCCTCAACCGGCTCTTCGCCGACCCGCTGCTGCTCGGCGCGTACCCGGACGGCATCGGCGAGTTGCTGCCGGGCGACGTCGAGGCGGACCTGAAGACCATCTCCGAACCCCTCGACTTCTACGGCGTCAACTACTACGCGCCGACCCGCGTGGGCGCCCCGCAGGGCACCGAGATCGACTTCGGCGGGGTGCGCATGCCGGCCGAACTGCCCTTCTCCGTGCGGGAGATCGAGGGCGTGCCGACGACGGACTTCGGCTGGCCGGTGGTCCCCGAGGCTCTGACGGAACTGCTCACCGGCTTCCACGAGCGCTACGGCGACCGGCTCCCGCCGATCGTCATCACCGAGAACGGCTGCTCGTACGAGGGCGTCGACGACCAGGAGCGGATCGCCTACCTGGACGGCCACATCCGCGCGCTGCACCGGGCCGTCGAGGCGGGCGTGGACGTACGCGGCTACTTCGTCTGGTCGCTGCTCGACAACTTCGAGTGGGCCGAGGGCTACGCACGGCGGTTCGGGCTCGTGCACGTGGACTTCGAGGACCCGGCGACGCTGACGCGGACGCCCAAGGCGTC